Within Rissa tridactyla isolate bRisTri1 chromosome 4, bRisTri1.patW.cur.20221130, whole genome shotgun sequence, the genomic segment GGTACTTGTCACACTTTTGATACTTAACATTGGTAAAAATGAAGGCAATTAGAAAGTAAGAGTATCTGGTTTTGGGGCTATATCCATTCTCCAAAAGGTGTTCACGGTGAATACAGTCACAACACGGGGAAATGCAGTGGGATAGGTCTAATACACCctgcaggagagagcaggaaagccaCTGCGATATGGAACGGAGGCATGATGATCCCCCGCCTTTTCTCCCAGGAGTTCTTAATTTGCTTCTCCCAAGTCATCTGCTTTAGGGACACCACATTGATAATAACTGGAGAAACACcccaatatgttttttttttttaaacattaagtGTTCCAATATGCCTGATTGAGGATTCATCTACCATTGCAGGTACCTACATTAATACCAGCCCACCTGGGACCCTGCCTGTGATACTTTTCTGGCTTTATCCTAACATCATTGGAGTTAACCCAAAAGAAGCAAAAGTAAACAGCTCAGACCAGTCTTTATTTACATGCTCAGGGTGGGACAAACTAACAAAAGCACGTGGTTGCAAAATCATCGCCTTGCTTAGAGTGGAACAGTGAGAAAGCAAACCACCAGGGCCCAAGGTCCCCTGATGTTAAATCACCCCCTTCTGCTGGGATGACTGGTTTTCCTCTGCCATCCCACTGTGTGACTCTCCACAGGGCTGGCCGGGGGTGAGGAACAGGATTCCTCCCCCAGAAGCACACGAGGAAGAAAGAGATAAAGGCTCTTTTAACCGTGACGCACCTTTGAGCAACCAGCCAGACATGCTGTCACATGTCAGATCATCAGGCTTAAGAGAGAAATTACGCAGGGCTGCTCAGCTTAGGGCTGCTCTGCTTAGGGCTGCCAGCCAGCCTCAGGACTCAACCGGGTAAGAGAAGACACATCCACAGCAACTCTCTAGAGACAAGTTTTCCAAGAGGAAAAGCACCTTGAACAAAAGGCATGTAACCTTTTATTGGGCCCGAGTTCCTTGTTTGCTTGGCATTTTGACTGTGAAGAGTCAATGATGCAGAGCCACTAAGTCCCTAGGAGGGAGCAGATCGTAGCAGAGATGGCTCTGGAGAGGTACCAAGGAGAAGGTGAAACCACCGAGAGAAGTGTTGCCCATACCGcggtccctgctccagcaggagGGAAGCAAGGAGCCGGAGGGAGGGACGATGGGGGTGTGCGGGAGGCCAAGCACCCCCTTGGAGGAAAACTGGCCTCCGTGGGGATTTCTGAGCTGAGCCCCCGCCTGATAAAGGACAGCAAACCAGAAAAGCCAGgatcaggggaaaaaattaaaacccctTTCGGCTTGGCCCCGTGCTTGCCCCTCAGCTTGTCGAACTCCCCTGGGCCGGCGCCTTGATCCCTCTCGGGGTCTCTGGGTGCTGCATGGAATTAACAACCCTCACAGCTAATTCCAGGGCAAACATGCCCCGCTAGAGAGCACCGCGTTAGTTATTTTATTACTCTTTACTGTTTTATTGCTGTGTATGTCCCTCCATGAGTGTCACCACTTATGGAAACAAACATCCCCAAGGCCGAGCGGCAGCTTCATGACCTTGTGCAAAGCTCCAGCGGCTCTGCTGGCTTTACAGAGCCAGCAGCCGAGCTCTGCCGTCTCCGGGGACACGTCAGGTCGGGTCGGGCCGGCCCGGCCGATGGAGACGCCactgccgccggccccggcccggtgGGCGGGCAGCGCGTTGCCTAGCAACCCTCGCCGCCTCAGCACTTCCGCCTCGGCGGGCGCCATGGCGGCCCTCGCCGGAAGCGGCGGAGCTGGGCAGCCAATGGGCGGGCGGAGGCGAGGAGGGGGGGCGGTGCTGAGGCGGGCGTGAGGGGCAACATGGCGGTGCCGGGGTCGCTGAGGAGATGGTGGAGGTTGGCGCTGAGCACCCGGATGAGGTACCGCTCTGCGgtggcggcggccccgctccgtCCCCTTGACCCGTCGGAGGTGTCGAGTGTCCCCGTGTGTCGCCGCTCTGCGGCAGAGGGTGGTGGCTGCGGGGTCGGGCCGGCTGCCCTCGACTTGGGACCCCTCTGAGGctccccctttcctctcctctcccacagctgctgtCCCGCTCCCCTGTGCCGAGGACGAGCGCTGCCCGCGCCCCCGCCGGGCTCTGCCTGCGCGGTGGGCCGCCCGCTGCGGTGGGCATCGTCCTTCTCCCAGCCAGGCCCGACGGAGAGCGACCCCAGTGAAGGACAGGTCTTCCTCAGCGAGAGCTGCGTCAAGGTAGGGACCCCGGGAGGCAGCTCCGGTGCCTCTGGGAGGGACTTCGAAGCTGCCTGGCCTGCCCTAGGCCCATAGGGGAGGCATTTGAGTGTTTGCTAGTTTGTTCAGCAGGTCTTCtcatcctcttccttttcttctttgcagagGCTGCTGGAGATCACAGAAGGTTCAGAGTTTCTCAGGCTGCAGGTGGAAGGAGGTGGCTGCTCTGGATTCCAGTACAAGTTTTCCTTGGACACAGTTATCAATCCCGATGACAGGCAAGGACAAAGGGGTGTAGTGGTGGTCAGGTGTTACTGTTCTTTACAAAGGTGACAAGAAGGGTGTGCGtgactgttgtggtttaatcccagccagcagctaggatcACACAGCCATTCACTCGCTCCCCCACCTGTAGGGTAGAGAGAAGacataagagaaaaggaaaaaatctaatgggatgaaataaagacagtttaatagaacagtaatggaaaaggaaaataataataatggtaaaataatatacaaaataaagtgatataaAACAAGTCGCTCTCGCCACCCGctgattggttgcccagcccatcccaagcagtgatcatgCATTCCTGCTCAGCCCCCATTTATATaatgagcatgacgtctatggtgtGGAGTATTCTTTTGgtcagcttgtcctgtctgtgcttcTTCTCGACTTCTGTGGGAAGCAGAAGtcgtccttgactaatgtaaacatcatttagcaacaattaaaacaataggtattatcagcattattctcatactaaatccaaaacacagcagctaatagaaagaaaattaaccctatcccagctgaaaccaggacagtgacaTGATAGTATCTTGCTTTGAATGGGGGAAGCCTGTGAGATAAGGGAAGCGCTCAGGCTGTGCTTCTTTGTCATGTCTGCAGCACAGTTAATGCTGCAATATGCTGCTTTTCTGCAGGGTGTTTGAACAAGGTGGCGCCCGTGTGGTCGTGGATGTGGACAGCTTTGCCTTTGTGAAAGGCTCCATGGTGGACTTCAGCCAGGAGCTGATTCGCAGCTCTTTCCAGGTGGTGAGCAACCCCCAGGCAGAGAAGGGTTGCTCATGTGGGACTTCTTTCTCAGTCAAGTTCT encodes:
- the ISCA2 gene encoding iron-sulfur cluster assembly 2 homolog, mitochondrial; this encodes MAVPGSLRRWWRLALSTRMSCCPAPLCRGRALPAPPPGSACAVGRPLRWASSFSQPGPTESDPSEGQVFLSESCVKRLLEITEGSEFLRLQVEGGGCSGFQYKFSLDTVINPDDRVFEQGGARVVVDVDSFAFVKGSMVDFSQELIRSSFQVVSNPQAEKGCSCGTSFSVKF